The following proteins are encoded in a genomic region of Sebastes fasciatus isolate fSebFas1 chromosome 14, fSebFas1.pri, whole genome shotgun sequence:
- the heg1 gene encoding protein HEG isoform X2, giving the protein METWFFFNHVLGVSLSLSVLLLLGLPGPLGAGTPSSSNNNSTDPVTAGFHVSTSTDELGNEESNATSTSYSSESLSASQRNILLTHAAAETETHAAAETETHAAAAAAETHTAAAAETETHTAETETHTASAAGQHDTEQTQTFTETSSRSLEAISRSVEPLTSTLVVATTEASSSSSSRDWKDFINTEVSSSSSGTSSSSSSGSSGSSSSRGGTSSSSNSSGTSSSSGSSGNSSSSSSRGTSSDSSRSSSSSSSTSSSSSGTSSSSSGPSSSSSNSGTSSSSSGTSSSSSNSGTSSSSNSGTSSSSNSGTSSSSNSGTSSSSNSGTSSSNSGTSSSSSSSNSGTSSSSNSGTSSSNSGTSSSSSSSRDLQDFTNKDQVPDASPAVSWEASSWMLTEESRLPQDSPDTTLRLGDASTSHAAVHTDSTYTSTANSRAGERTLLSVTSSSSNSTSSAFTEDSNSHQPPSTWGISASATETEDYTHSAPSTRTDSRDTTDQHMTHSFKGTSPETGSPEGPRGTQSLTAQPNATHHQYTATSEETSDSTPPLRVTELSTDQSGVSVSFTPSVTSPAEGQTNSGTEQGSDVTTSTESSTGAQSSSTQNQGSTEGVSSQTREDNVGLGLTTAPPTVSSSTTEVDDSLTDTPVLVTEVLLTTIPVTVTERSQITEEDTFQPTSSTSTSTTTATTTTPSTTTTTPPHVPATSSSSFSSTAGSSTPGSPTKATIPYTTTPSTTASTPASTTASTTALLTSAAHPTHRVSPSQTQGPSTRMANPTNATTLQIETSTGPPRITTTHRQRITTTTTTTATTATYTHSTTTKSTEPLQTTGKQIDRGTTELVATTSPTKAPTPPRNPCVSNPCMNGGMCVSYIGHQFTCHCQQAWTGPTCNEDVDECHRDPCPVGSRCVNTRGSFSCECPLGFDLEDGRTCTRAKTFLGTFSVNRKQHDPVILKSATMHEIQREIIQLLNASLSVLRGYSRSTLSKKGEEGVHIAAVNMFSISTDVTSAEVHNSIQMSLRNCSSSLTHCRMVLHHQLTYHAESLCAAQKTQCDAERSACTDNSGTANCQCLEGYYKHDPDDLSCLDCGDGYKLENGTCVPCMFGFGGFNCGNFYKLIAIVVSPAGGALLLILIIALIVTCCKKDKNDINKIIFKSGDLQMSPYADFPKNNRISTEWGRETIEMQENGSTKNLLQMTDIYYSPALRNSDLERNGLYPFTGLPGSRHSCIYPAQWNPSFISDDSRRRDYF; this is encoded by the exons ATGGAAACGTGGTTCTTTTTCAATCACGTCCTCGgcgtgtctctgtctctgtcggtgctgctgctgctgggtctACCGGGGCCCCTCGGGGCAGGGACCCCCAGTAGTAGTAACAACAACAGCACGGATCCGGTAACGGCGGGATTTCATGTCTCAACCTCCACAGATGAACTCGGTAACGAGGAAAGCAATGCAACTTCAACTTCATACTCCAGCGAGAGTTTATCAGCATCACAGAGGAACATCCTGCTCACACACGCtgctgcagagacagagacacacgctgctgcagagacagagacacacgctgctgctgctgctgctgagacacacactgctgctgctgctgagacagagacacacactgcagagacagagacacacactgc GTCTGCTGCAGGACAGCACG ACACTGAGCAAACACAAACCTTCACAGAAACAAGCAGCAGGTCACTAGAGGCCATCAGTCGGTCTGTTGAGCCACTCACCTCCACCCTGGTTGTAGCCACCACTgaggccagcagcagcagcagtagcagggACTGGAAGGACTTCATTAACACAgaggtcagcagcagcagcagcggcactagcagcagtagtagcagcggcagcagcggcagcagcagcagccgtggcggcactagcagcagcagcaacagtagcgGCACTAGCAGCAGTAGCGGCAGTAGcggcaacagcagcagcagcagcagtagaggCACTAGCAGCgacagcagccgcagcagcagcagcagtagcagcactagcagcagcagtagcggcactagcagcagcagcagcggccctagcagcagcagcagcaacagcggcactagcagcagcagtagcggcactagcagcagcagcagcaacagcggcactagcagcagcagcaacagcggcactagcagcagcagcaacagcggcactagcagcagcagcaacagcggcactagcagcagcagcaacagcggcactagcagcagcaacagcggcactagcagcagcagcagcagcagcaacagcggcactagcagcagcagcaacagtggcactagcagcagcaacagcggcactagcagcagcagcagcagcagcagggactTGCAGGACTTTACTAACAAAGACCAGGTGCCAGACGCCTCCCCTGCGGTGTCCTGGGAGGCCAGTTCCTGGATGTTGACGGAGGAGTCCCGACTCCCCCAGGACAGCCCAGACACCACCCTCCGACTGGGAGACGCCTCGACGTCCCACGCAGCCGTCCACACCGACAGCACCTACACCTCCACCGCCAACAGCCGAGCTGGGGAGAGGACCCTGCTGTCTGTCACCTCCTCTTCCAGCAACAGCACATCTTCTGCCTTTACAGAGGACTCCAACTCCCATCAGCCCCCCTCCACCTGGGGTATTTCTGCTAGCGCTACAGAGACTGAGGACTACACCCACAGCGCCCCGTCCACCAGGACTGACAGCAGGGACACAACAGACCAGCACATGACCCATTCCTTCAAGGGGACATCTCCAGAGACCGGGAGCCCAGAGGGGCCCAGAGGGACCCAAAGTTTAACCGCACAACCTAACGCCACCCATCATCAATACACCGCAACATCAGAGGAGACCTCTGACTCGACACCACCTCTCAGAGTGACCGAGCTCAGCACCGACCAATCTGGAGTGTCCGTTTCCTTCACACCTTCTGTCACCTCGCCTGCAGAAGGTCAAACAAACTCAGGGACAGAGCAGGGGTCTGATGTTACAACCTCCACCGAGTCCTCCACCGGAGCCCAGAGCTCCAGCACTCAGAACCAGGGGAGCACCGAGGGGGTTTCATCCCAGACCAGGGAGGACAATGTGGGCCTGGGTCTGACCACAGCGCCCCCTACAGTCAGCAGTAGTACAACTGAAGTGGACGACTCTCTAACGGACACTCCAGTGCTGGTTACTGAGGTCCTCCTCACCACCatacctgttactgttacaGAAAG ATCACAGATAACAGAGGAAGACACTTTCCAACCcacttcctccacctccacctccaccaccactgcTACCACCACTACCCCCagtaccaccaccaccacccctcctcATGTACCTGCAACCTCATCCTCCAGTTTCAGTAGCACCGCTGGCAGCTCTACTCCGGGGTCACCTACCAAGGCCACCATCCCGTACACTACTACACCCTCCACCACGGCCTCCACCCCGGCCTCCACCACGGCCTCCACCACGGCCCTGCTGACCTCTGCAGCGCACCCAACTCATCGTGTGTCACCCAGCCAAACCCAGGGACCCTCAACTCGGATGGCTAACCCCACAAACGCCACCACCCTGCAGATAGAAACAAGCACGGGCCCTCCAAGAATCACCACGACTCACAGACAGcgcatcaccaccaccaccaccaccaccgccaccaccgccACCTACACCCACAGCACAACAACCAAGAGCACAGAGCCCCTGCAGACCACCGGGAAACAGATAGACAGAGGAACTACAGAGCTGGTGGCGACGACATCACCCACCAAGGCACCAACGCCACCAA GAAACCCTTGTGTGTCCAACCCTTGTATGAACGGAGGGATGTGTGTGAGCTATATAGGGCATCAGTTCACCTGCCACTGTCAGCAGGCATGGACAGGACCGACCTGCAACGAGG ATGTGGACGAGTGCCATAGGGACCCCTGCCCCGTCGGGTCCAGATGTGTGAACACACGAGGCTCCTTCAGCTGTGAATGTCCGCTCGGCTTTGACCTGGAGGACGGACGCACCTGCACCAGAG CAAAGACGTTTCTGGGAACTTTCAGCGTTAACAGAAAGCAACATGACCCTGTTATCTTGAAGAGCGCCACCATGCATGAGATCCAGAGAGAGATCATTCAGCTG CTCAACGCTTCGCTGTCAGTCCTCCGAGGTTACAGCCGCTCGACGCTGAGTAAGAA aggagaggaaggggttCATATCGCAGCTGTCAACATGTTTTCCATTTCCACCGACGTGACGAGCGCGGAGGTCCACAACAGCATCCAGATGTCTCTCAGAAACTGCAGCTCCTCGTTGACCCACTGCCGGATGGTGCTGCACCACCAGCTCACATATCACG CGGAAAGCCTGTGCGCGGCCCAGAAGACTCAGTGTGATGCGGAGCGCTCCGCCTGCACAGACAACAGCGGCACAGCCAACTGCCAGTGTCTTGAAGGATACTACAAACACGACCCTGATGACCTGTCCTGCTTAG ATTGTGGGGATGGCTACAAGCTGGAAAATGGCACCTGTGTCCC GTGCATGTTCGGATTCGGAGGATTTAACTGTGGAAACT TTTACAAGCTGATTGCAATCGTGGTGTCACCTGCAGGGGGCGCTctgctcctcatcctcatcatcgcCCTCATTGTCACCTGTTGCAA GAAAGACAAGAATGACATCAACAAGATCATCTTCAAGAGCGGAGACCTGCAGATGTCCCCGTACGCAGACTTCCCCAAAAATAACCGCATATCCACGGAGTGGGGCCGGGAGACCATCGAGATGCAAGAGAACGGCAGCACCAAGAACCTGCTGCAGATGACTGACATCTACTACTCT CCTGCGTTGCGTAACTCAGACCTGGAGAGAAACGGCCTGTACCCGTTCACGGGCCTGCCGGGTTCTCGCCACTCGTGCATCTACCCCGCCCAGTGGAACCCATCCTTCATCAGCGACGATTCACGGAGACGAGACTACTTCTAA